In Pajaroellobacter abortibovis, the following are encoded in one genomic region:
- a CDS encoding TIGR01777 family oxidoreductase, which produces MNIFMTGATGFIGRSLLARLRRDGHHVCAWVRNVQRAKELLGSEAQLIPAAGGMQALQDAIAPCKGVIHLAGEPILGERWTDARRKALVESRVGLTHQLVEAMSGMPSTSSRAFVCASATGVYGDRGDECLSEESKAGNDFLAQLCQDWEKEARRVSSHGIRSVQVRIGIVLGQGGGVLDRILPLFRAGLGGWIRNGKQYWPWIHLNDLIELFVTALTDERYEGPIHGTSPNPVTNRTWTQALGKVLRRPIVLPLPAVTLKMALGEGATVLLRSQRVLPVKAQALGFQFQYPSLDVALAHILDISSVHIQSIPSQQDTSQENHPKSSYLKKHPPSYLLNTSCRLNKKVEEAYHFFSTPDNLGFLTPSKFHFHIQETHTVMGQGTEIHYRLRLGPIPLRWRTKIEIWQPGRCFVDSQQQGPYSCWWHEHYFDTEGGLTVMKDKIYYAPPFGWLGRIIHWLLIAPALREIFSYRAHMIQLRFGVSHKS; this is translated from the coding sequence ATGAATATATTCATGACAGGAGCAACAGGATTTATTGGTCGCTCCTTGCTTGCACGACTTCGGAGGGATGGACATCATGTCTGTGCCTGGGTTCGCAATGTACAGCGAGCAAAGGAACTGCTTGGCTCAGAAGCGCAATTGATCCCAGCTGCTGGAGGAATGCAAGCGCTCCAAGATGCGATCGCACCCTGTAAAGGGGTGATTCATCTGGCAGGCGAGCCAATTCTAGGGGAGCGGTGGACAGATGCACGGCGAAAAGCACTCGTAGAGAGCCGTGTAGGGCTTACCCACCAGCTGGTTGAGGCGATGTCTGGAATGCCATCCACCAGTTCACGTGCTTTTGTCTGTGCCAGCGCTACAGGAGTGTATGGTGATCGGGGGGACGAGTGCCTATCCGAAGAGAGTAAAGCGGGAAATGACTTTCTTGCGCAATTATGTCAAGATTGGGAAAAAGAGGCTCGACGGGTTTCCTCCCATGGAATTCGAAGTGTTCAAGTGCGGATTGGAATTGTTCTCGGTCAAGGGGGAGGGGTGCTCGATCGGATCCTTCCTCTCTTCCGCGCTGGTTTAGGGGGATGGATCAGAAATGGTAAACAGTATTGGCCTTGGATTCATCTCAATGATCTTATCGAACTCTTTGTAACAGCCCTGACAGATGAGCGATACGAAGGGCCCATCCACGGAACTAGTCCAAATCCTGTCACAAACCGCACGTGGACACAAGCGCTAGGAAAAGTGTTGAGGCGTCCAATCGTCCTTCCTTTGCCTGCCGTCACTCTAAAAATGGCGTTGGGAGAAGGAGCCACCGTACTCCTTAGGAGTCAACGAGTACTCCCCGTCAAAGCCCAAGCGCTCGGATTTCAATTCCAATATCCATCGTTGGATGTAGCGCTCGCACATATTTTGGATATATCTTCTGTTCATATTCAGTCCATTCCATCTCAACAGGATACCTCTCAAGAGAACCACCCTAAGTCCTCCTATCTCAAGAAGCACCCACCTTCCTACCTGCTCAACACATCCTGTAGGCTTAACAAGAAAGTTGAGGAAGCCTACCATTTTTTCTCAACTCCCGACAACCTCGGATTTCTCACCCCTTCTAAGTTTCATTTCCATATCCAAGAAACACACACTGTAATGGGGCAAGGCACTGAAATCCACTATCGATTACGTCTTGGCCCTATCCCACTCCGGTGGCGAACCAAAATTGAAATCTGGCAGCCAGGCCGCTGTTTTGTAGATTCTCAGCAACAAGGTCCTTACTCTTGCTGGTGGCACGAACACTACTTCGATACGGAAGGGGGGCTTACGGTGATGAAGGATAAGATCTACTACGCACCTCCTTTCGGATGGCTAGGTAGGATTATACACTGGTTGCTGATCGCTCCCGCTCTGCGCGAAATTTTTAGCTACCGGGCTCATATGATTCAATTGCGATTCGGTGTTTCTCACAAAAGTTGA
- a CDS encoding FAD-binding domain-containing protein, which translates to MLGEGFVHKCAWMSAASFLKKHLLIHYWYGEAHYMKYITAGDWAHNNAGWQWSAGCGCDAQPYFRIFNPITQGKKFDPKGEIRRWVVELAHMPAPYICCRWQAPDSVLRNAGVCLGENYPLPVVNHPFARNRFLQIAAEYLKHRILI; encoded by the coding sequence CTGCTTGGGGAGGGTTTTGTACACAAATGCGCTTGGATGAGTGCAGCGAGTTTTCTGAAGAAGCATTTGCTGATTCATTATTGGTATGGCGAAGCCCATTACATGAAGTACATCACTGCTGGCGATTGGGCACATAACAATGCGGGATGGCAGTGGTCAGCTGGTTGTGGTTGTGATGCACAACCTTATTTTCGTATCTTCAATCCCATCACCCAGGGCAAAAAGTTCGATCCAAAAGGGGAGATACGTCGTTGGGTAGTGGAATTAGCGCATATGCCCGCTCCTTACATTTGTTGTCGATGGCAGGCTCCTGATTCCGTTCTGCGCAATGCTGGCGTATGTTTGGGCGAGAACTACCCTCTTCCTGTGGTCAACCACCCTTTTGCTCGCAATCGTTTTCTTCAGATTGCTGCAGAGTATTTAAAACACCGAATTCTGATCTAG
- a CDS encoding deoxyribodipyrimidine photo-lyase yields the protein MVVGSSPTAGACSTIMRAIVWFRGKDLRVADHTPLCNAIRVDEVFPLFRARSEFLGNAARSCEFPYRIQSFLDSLRTLQGSLVHFGSRLNDVRNEC from the coding sequence TTGGTCGTAGGTTCGAGTCCTACAGCCGGAGCTTGTTCTACGATTATGAGAGCTATTGTGTGGTTTCGTGGCAAGGACTTGCGGGTTGCGGATCATACTCCTCTCTGTAACGCCATTCGTGTGGATGAGGTCTTCCCCCTCTTTCGTGCCCGATCCGAATTTCTGGGAAATGCTGCTCGGTCCTGTGAGTTCCCTTACCGCATTCAGTCTTTTCTCGATTCACTGCGTACGCTGCAGGGCTCTCTCGTTCATTTCGGTTCTCGCTTGAATGATGTCAGGAATGAGTGCTGA
- a CDS encoding MGH1-like glycoside hydrolase domain-containing protein, with product MATSFDSTPFVSQRIPLTHEEKRLLQSNARVLHWKKWGPYLSERAWGTIREDYSAQGDAWHFFPHEHARYKAYRWNEDGLGGICDRRQLICFAVSLWNRKDPILKERLFGLAGPEGNHGEDVKELYYYLDNTPTHSYMSYLYKYPQEEFPYADLVKTNSQRSRSAPEYHIQDTGIWDQGRYFDVYIEYAKVNVEDILIRIRILNRGPEEAWIDVLPTLWFRNTWTWKLNIARPELRKIDEQTIHVEHPERGNYWFYFKKASLLLFTENETNCARLYGTPNPQPYVKDAFHSYLIEKNEASVNPLNRGTKTAAHYPLLIPPGEEAVIQLRLSQAPHHSPFAGFDNLFKQRKLEADEFYQRIIPSSLSEDATRVVRQAFSGLLWSKQFYHYVVTDWLMGDPTQHLPPKERLTGRNHSWSHLYNADVILMPDKWEYPWYAAWDLAFQCVALAPIDPDLAKEQLILLLREWYMHPNGQIPAYEWSLNEVNPPVHAWAAWRVYKIEKKRKGHGDTLFLERVFHKLMLNFTWWVNQKDSEGNNVFEGGFLGLDNISVFDRNQPAPSGGRIEQSDGTSWMAMFCLNMLAMALELADQDPAYEDVASKFWEHFIMISHALNTLGLWHDKDGFYYDMLNLPDGTRQPLQVRSMVGLIPLFAVESSNPELLEKLPSFKRRLEWFVENRPDLTRGCSDMITPGQEQRRLVAILNQEKLQRVLSRMLSTKEFLSPYGIRSLSKAYLHFPYSITIHGTIHPIGYEPAESTSAFLGGNSNWRGPVWFPVNYLIIESLQKFHHYYGDTFKVPFPTENGPLMTLREIAQQLSKRLSHIFLRNANGHRPCYGESELLQTDPHFRDHILFYEYFHGDNGKGLGASHQTGWTALVAKLLIQNGE from the coding sequence ATGGCTACTTCTTTTGATTCTACCCCTTTTGTGTCGCAGAGAATCCCTTTAACCCACGAGGAGAAAAGGCTTCTGCAATCCAATGCGCGTGTTCTCCATTGGAAAAAGTGGGGGCCTTATCTCAGTGAGCGCGCATGGGGTACCATCCGGGAAGACTATAGCGCTCAGGGAGATGCGTGGCATTTTTTTCCCCATGAGCATGCTCGATACAAAGCCTATCGCTGGAATGAAGATGGCCTTGGAGGGATTTGCGACCGCCGTCAGCTCATTTGCTTTGCCGTTAGCCTCTGGAACCGGAAGGATCCCATTCTCAAAGAACGTCTTTTCGGCTTAGCGGGCCCTGAAGGGAATCACGGGGAGGATGTCAAAGAACTTTATTACTACCTCGATAATACCCCCACCCATTCTTATATGTCTTATCTGTATAAGTACCCCCAAGAAGAATTTCCTTATGCAGACCTGGTGAAAACCAATAGTCAACGGAGCAGAAGCGCACCTGAATATCACATTCAAGACACGGGGATATGGGACCAGGGACGTTATTTCGACGTATACATTGAGTATGCGAAAGTAAATGTCGAAGACATACTCATTCGGATTCGCATCTTGAATCGAGGGCCAGAAGAGGCATGGATCGATGTGCTTCCAACCTTATGGTTTCGCAATACATGGACTTGGAAATTGAATATAGCCCGACCCGAATTGCGCAAAATCGATGAACAAACCATTCATGTAGAGCATCCTGAACGAGGAAACTACTGGTTTTACTTCAAGAAAGCCTCTCTTTTGCTTTTTACAGAAAATGAGACCAACTGCGCGCGCCTTTACGGAACACCCAACCCTCAGCCCTACGTCAAAGATGCCTTTCACAGCTATTTGATCGAAAAAAATGAGGCAAGTGTTAATCCGCTCAACCGCGGGACCAAAACCGCTGCTCACTACCCTCTTTTGATCCCTCCAGGAGAAGAGGCCGTCATCCAGCTGCGCCTCTCTCAAGCTCCTCATCACAGCCCTTTTGCTGGGTTTGACAACCTATTCAAACAACGCAAACTTGAGGCAGATGAGTTTTATCAGCGCATCATCCCCTCCTCCCTTTCTGAAGATGCGACGCGCGTTGTACGTCAAGCCTTCTCAGGGTTACTCTGGTCCAAACAGTTCTATCACTATGTGGTGACCGATTGGCTGATGGGCGATCCCACCCAGCATCTTCCACCGAAAGAGCGTCTCACAGGGAGAAACCACAGCTGGTCCCATCTGTACAACGCTGACGTCATCCTGATGCCCGACAAATGGGAATACCCCTGGTACGCTGCCTGGGATTTGGCTTTCCAGTGTGTGGCTCTTGCCCCTATCGATCCAGATCTTGCAAAGGAGCAATTAATCCTCCTCTTGCGTGAATGGTATATGCACCCTAACGGGCAGATCCCCGCTTATGAGTGGTCCCTCAATGAGGTCAATCCACCGGTCCACGCTTGGGCAGCTTGGCGCGTCTACAAGATCGAGAAAAAACGGAAAGGGCATGGTGATACTCTCTTTTTAGAGAGAGTATTTCACAAACTGATGCTGAATTTCACCTGGTGGGTCAATCAAAAGGACTCCGAGGGAAACAATGTTTTTGAAGGGGGGTTTTTAGGTCTAGATAATATCAGCGTATTCGACCGTAATCAGCCCGCTCCTTCAGGAGGCCGCATCGAACAATCGGACGGAACAAGCTGGATGGCCATGTTTTGCCTCAATATGCTTGCCATGGCTCTCGAGCTTGCGGACCAAGATCCCGCTTACGAAGACGTAGCAAGCAAATTCTGGGAACACTTCATCATGATTTCCCATGCTCTCAATACACTCGGCCTCTGGCACGATAAGGATGGATTCTACTATGATATGCTCAACCTTCCTGATGGAACGCGACAGCCACTTCAGGTGCGGTCGATGGTCGGCCTGATCCCGCTCTTTGCAGTGGAATCTTCCAATCCCGAACTTCTCGAAAAACTCCCATCCTTCAAACGGAGGCTGGAATGGTTTGTGGAAAATCGCCCTGACTTAACGAGAGGGTGCTCGGACATGATCACTCCTGGACAAGAACAGCGCCGGCTTGTCGCTATTCTCAATCAGGAGAAGCTGCAACGCGTTCTATCCCGCATGCTCAGCACAAAAGAATTTTTGTCCCCTTACGGCATTCGGTCTCTGTCAAAGGCTTACCTGCACTTCCCTTATTCCATTACCATCCATGGAACTATACACCCGATCGGCTATGAACCTGCAGAGTCCACCAGCGCTTTCCTAGGAGGGAATTCAAACTGGCGGGGGCCTGTCTGGTTTCCAGTCAATTACTTGATCATCGAATCGCTTCAAAAGTTTCATCACTATTACGGCGATACGTTTAAAGTCCCATTTCCAACAGAGAATGGTCCTCTAATGACTCTGCGAGAAATCGCCCAACAGCTCTCCAAAAGACTCAGTCATATTTTTCTCAGAAACGCAAACGGCCATCGACCTTGCTATGGAGAATCAGAATTGTTGCAGACTGACCCACATTTTAGAGATCACATTCTATTTTATGAGTATTTTCATGGAGATAACGGCAAGGGGCTAGGAGCAAGCCATCAGACGGGATGGACAGCTCTCGTCGCAAAACTCCTTATCCAAAACGGAGAATGA
- a CDS encoding MFS transporter has translation MSSSLARTLITSMIGNLFEWYDFALFGYLAPYIGKLFFPSSDPMSETILALGVFATGFIVRPLGGLLFGYIGDRCGRKKAMLATILLMALPMALIGMLPTYATLGITASVLLIIMRMLQGISMGGNYGGSITFTTEHFVRQHQGLVGSFTAISCLTGIMLGSATAALLSFVFKEEELLRWGWRVPFLLGITICGVGFYMRRQVTESPVYLKEVASGQISQRPPAAEVFLNHGKTLWTLVFVVMLHDLSFYVLLLYMITHLIQIIGMDEQAAFTINTTNLFTASVATCFAGWLSDKVGRKPVLIGAALMFLVGTFPLMHLMFSSQNVGLVFFAQFILAITVGCYFGPLPALMVESFPTKVRYSAIAITTNISGPLFGGTAPMLVAYLVTKTGSKMIPAYYLMLGSVFSLLALRSLKLYTSPTPTSSSTPVFDSYSIDNKSLS, from the coding sequence ATGTCCAGCTCACTTGCACGTACATTAATCACAAGCATGATTGGCAACTTATTCGAATGGTATGACTTTGCTCTCTTTGGCTACCTAGCCCCTTACATAGGTAAACTCTTTTTCCCCTCTTCCGACCCGATGAGTGAGACCATTTTGGCCCTGGGGGTATTTGCAACAGGATTCATCGTCAGGCCCCTCGGAGGGCTCCTGTTCGGATACATTGGAGACCGTTGCGGACGGAAGAAAGCGATGCTCGCCACCATTCTCTTGATGGCTCTTCCCATGGCTCTGATCGGCATGCTCCCTACCTACGCCACACTGGGAATCACAGCCTCTGTCCTACTGATCATCATGCGGATGCTCCAAGGGATCTCGATGGGAGGGAACTATGGAGGCTCCATCACCTTCACTACAGAGCACTTTGTCCGCCAGCACCAGGGGCTTGTTGGGAGTTTTACCGCAATCAGCTGCCTGACTGGGATCATGCTAGGGTCAGCCACTGCAGCTCTCCTTTCCTTTGTATTTAAAGAGGAAGAACTCCTCCGTTGGGGATGGCGTGTCCCTTTTTTACTCGGAATCACCATTTGCGGAGTAGGATTCTACATGCGCAGACAAGTCACCGAATCACCCGTCTACTTGAAGGAGGTCGCGTCAGGACAGATCAGCCAACGCCCTCCCGCTGCGGAAGTATTTCTCAACCATGGGAAAACATTATGGACACTGGTCTTTGTCGTCATGCTGCACGACTTGAGCTTTTACGTACTCCTTCTCTACATGATCACCCACCTCATTCAGATCATTGGTATGGACGAACAAGCCGCATTCACCATCAATACCACCAATTTGTTCACTGCCAGTGTAGCCACATGTTTTGCAGGATGGCTATCGGATAAAGTAGGCCGCAAGCCTGTCTTAATAGGGGCTGCCCTGATGTTTTTGGTAGGGACTTTCCCTCTCATGCATCTCATGTTTTCATCGCAAAACGTAGGGCTCGTTTTCTTCGCACAGTTTATTTTAGCGATTACGGTTGGATGTTATTTCGGTCCCCTCCCTGCTTTGATGGTCGAATCTTTTCCCACCAAGGTGCGCTATTCCGCCATCGCGATCACGACGAACATCAGTGGTCCCCTCTTTGGAGGAACAGCACCGATGCTGGTGGCTTACCTCGTCACGAAGACAGGTTCCAAGATGATACCTGCCTACTACCTGATGCTAGGTTCTGTCTTTTCCCTTTTGGCTCTGCGAAGCCTAAAACTGTATACATCCCCCACCCCTACCTCCTCTTCAACGCCTGTGTTCGATTCCTACAGCATCGACAACAAAAGCCTATCCTAA
- a CDS encoding DUF2062 domain-containing protein, whose protein sequence is MRHVRLWQQTQARAVTLWRQVKDEQSSPAQLSLAVGLGVFIGCSPLVGLHGWLAIGGATLLRLNRLYCFLGSRIANFLTLPWIILAEIELSYRFRRGVCAPLDIVTIIDQAGELFLDWWIGFPLVGITLAFFVGSLTWFWLRRQALHRSSDIP, encoded by the coding sequence ATGAGGCATGTTAGATTGTGGCAACAAACGCAAGCGCGTGCAGTTACTCTCTGGCGGCAAGTGAAAGACGAACAGTCCTCACCTGCTCAATTATCTTTAGCTGTAGGGCTCGGCGTTTTTATCGGATGCAGCCCTCTCGTAGGACTTCACGGATGGTTGGCCATAGGGGGAGCAACACTGCTCCGACTTAATCGGCTCTATTGTTTCCTTGGATCTAGAATAGCGAATTTTCTCACGCTCCCATGGATTATTCTAGCTGAAATTGAACTTTCCTATCGATTCCGAAGAGGGGTGTGTGCCCCTTTGGATATCGTTACCATCATTGATCAAGCAGGAGAATTATTTCTTGATTGGTGGATTGGCTTTCCCCTGGTCGGGATTACACTAGCTTTTTTCGTTGGATCGTTAACCTGGTTCTGGCTCCGTCGACAGGCGCTCCATAGATCATCCGATATCCCTTGA
- a CDS encoding aminopeptidase P N-terminal domain-containing protein, with the protein MSFSVGEAFCPETCAVRRTRLCQVLSQEAEDGIVVLPSAPRVFRNGDVEHPYRQDSNFFYLTGFEEPESLCVIDVRERKASLFLQPRDSERELWDGPRIGLEGALECYRFEQAFPSSVIRVELPKLLQSHSVVYYDLGVFPTWDALVLDSLRELRERRGTERPTRIVELSLYLHEMRLLKGDVELLAMREAASITAEAHMRVMRFARPGLCEYEIETMLLDTFRRRGAAREAYPSIVAAGSNATTLHHRAGVRRLQDGELLLVDAGCEYDYYASDVTRTFPANGIFFPEQKEIYELVYHAQLASLQSVRVGTTLEEIHQRSVEVITHGLVELGLLTGNAQELIENGGYKQFFPHRTSHWLGMDVHDVGAYLVKGAPRVLAPGMVFTVEPGIYISANCTRVEDKWRGIGVRLEDNIIVTQDGFLNLTSELPKTVQEVEGACRENSRDIG; encoded by the coding sequence GTGAGTTTCTCGGTAGGCGAGGCATTCTGTCCCGAAACCTGTGCTGTTCGTCGAACCCGACTCTGTCAGGTTCTGTCTCAGGAGGCGGAGGATGGGATAGTAGTGCTCCCTTCCGCTCCACGCGTTTTCCGGAATGGGGACGTGGAACATCCCTATCGTCAGGATTCCAATTTTTTCTATTTGACCGGTTTTGAAGAACCAGAAAGTCTTTGTGTGATAGATGTTCGTGAGAGGAAAGCTTCTCTCTTTTTACAGCCACGGGACAGCGAGCGCGAGCTCTGGGACGGTCCCAGGATAGGATTAGAAGGGGCCCTCGAATGCTATCGATTTGAGCAAGCTTTCCCATCTTCTGTAATACGTGTCGAGCTTCCCAAGCTCCTCCAGAGCCACTCTGTGGTCTATTATGATCTGGGAGTCTTCCCAACATGGGATGCGTTGGTTCTCGATAGTTTACGGGAACTACGGGAACGGAGGGGTACGGAACGGCCGACACGGATTGTTGAACTCAGTCTCTATCTCCATGAGATGCGCCTTTTGAAAGGAGACGTGGAGCTGCTGGCCATGCGTGAAGCTGCATCGATTACGGCTGAAGCGCACATGCGCGTGATGCGCTTTGCTCGTCCAGGCCTGTGTGAGTATGAGATAGAGACAATGCTTCTTGACACATTTCGACGGCGTGGAGCAGCGAGGGAAGCCTATCCTTCAATTGTTGCTGCAGGTTCGAACGCGACAACATTGCATCACCGAGCAGGAGTTCGAAGGCTTCAGGATGGTGAACTCCTTCTGGTCGATGCGGGGTGCGAATATGACTACTATGCGAGCGATGTGACGAGAACCTTCCCAGCAAACGGTATTTTTTTCCCGGAACAAAAAGAGATCTATGAACTGGTTTACCACGCACAGCTTGCCAGTCTCCAGTCCGTTCGGGTGGGTACAACATTGGAGGAGATTCATCAACGCAGTGTGGAGGTTATCACGCATGGCTTAGTGGAGTTGGGTTTACTCACAGGGAATGCACAGGAGCTGATAGAGAATGGTGGCTATAAACAGTTTTTCCCCCATCGAACAAGCCACTGGTTGGGCATGGATGTCCATGACGTAGGTGCTTATCTTGTAAAGGGGGCCCCTCGTGTTTTGGCCCCTGGTATGGTATTTACTGTGGAGCCAGGGATCTATATCTCCGCGAACTGCACTAGGGTGGAGGACAAATGGCGTGGGATAGGCGTTCGCCTTGAAGATAACATCATCGTGACGCAGGACGGATTCCTCAATCTGACCTCTGAGCTTCCAAAGACGGTTCAAGAAGTAGAAGGAGCATGTAGGGAAAACTCAAGGGATATCGGATGA
- a CDS encoding 1,9-bis(guanidino)-5-aza-nonane synthase, whose translation MENEMTMIVTKQDYLQQPIEHIDIKQWDARPLVDAMGKMGFQARNLYRACKIYEAMLQEQKGGVILCLAGSLVSAGLKQVIVDMIRNQMVDAIVSTGANIVDQDFFEGLGFKHYIGSPFVDDHQLREQGIDRIYDTFIDEEELRICDRTIAQLADRLMPRPYSSREFIGEMGKWIAGQKKGVDGIVLAAWEEGVPIFCPAFSDCSAGFGLICHQWDRQREQCLSIDSARDFLELTKIKLAAEETGLLMIGGGVPKNFAQDTVVSAEMIGKPVSMHKYAVQVTVADERDGGLSGSTLREACSWGKVDLAFEQMVFGEATTLMPLIISYAFHTGVWKGRAPRRYVEVCQ comes from the coding sequence ATGGAAAACGAAATGACGATGATAGTAACAAAACAAGATTACCTTCAGCAGCCGATTGAGCATATTGATATTAAACAGTGGGATGCTCGTCCACTGGTGGACGCCATGGGTAAAATGGGGTTTCAAGCGAGGAATTTGTATCGCGCTTGTAAGATTTATGAGGCTATGCTTCAGGAACAGAAAGGAGGGGTGATTCTCTGCCTAGCAGGTTCTCTGGTTTCGGCTGGGCTCAAGCAGGTCATTGTGGATATGATCAGAAATCAAATGGTGGATGCAATTGTTTCCACAGGGGCCAATATTGTCGATCAGGATTTTTTTGAAGGTCTTGGCTTTAAGCATTACATCGGTTCCCCCTTTGTGGACGACCATCAATTGCGTGAACAGGGGATCGATCGCATTTATGATACGTTTATTGATGAAGAGGAGCTGCGTATTTGCGATCGTACAATTGCGCAGCTCGCTGATCGGTTGATGCCTAGGCCTTATTCATCCCGGGAATTTATCGGAGAAATGGGGAAGTGGATAGCAGGACAGAAAAAAGGAGTCGATGGAATTGTCCTTGCCGCGTGGGAAGAGGGGGTCCCTATTTTCTGCCCTGCTTTTAGCGATTGTTCGGCAGGATTTGGACTTATCTGCCACCAATGGGATCGGCAGAGAGAGCAGTGCCTATCTATTGATAGTGCGCGTGATTTTCTTGAGTTAACCAAGATCAAGCTCGCTGCCGAGGAGACGGGGCTTTTGATGATAGGGGGTGGAGTTCCTAAAAATTTTGCTCAAGATACGGTTGTCTCTGCTGAGATGATTGGAAAGCCTGTCAGTATGCATAAATATGCAGTGCAGGTGACGGTCGCCGACGAACGCGACGGGGGACTTTCTGGTTCTACTCTGCGCGAGGCCTGCTCTTGGGGGAAAGTCGATCTCGCTTTTGAACAGATGGTTTTCGGTGAAGCGACTACACTCATGCCTTTGATTATTTCTTACGCTTTTCATACAGGCGTATGGAAAGGGCGAGCACCCCGTCGTTACGTAGAGGTCTGTCAGTGA